From Deltaproteobacteria bacterium:
CCGCTGGCGTTCGTCCACGCGTGCGACTGGGTGTACGTGTTCCGGGCGATCGCCAGGGACCTCGCCAAGATCGCGTACGCCTCCTACCTCGTGGAGATCACGGACGAGTTGACCCGGGAGGGCGACGACAGCCTGTCGCTGTTCGACCACCTGCGCGCCGGGCTCCGGTTCCTGGAAGAGAACGCGGCTTCGCCGGGGTTCCTGACGGCCTTCGAGCTGACGCTGCTGCGGTTCGCGGGGTTTCAACCCTTTCTCGAGCGGTGCCAGCGATGCGGCCGCGGCCCCGGCGGCGACAACGGCCAGGGGAGCGTCCGCTGGGGCTTCAGCCCGGCGGACGGCGGCGTCCTGTGCCACGCCTGCCGCGACTATCGCCGGGAGGCGGTGCCGCTCTCGGCGGAAGCGCTGGGCGTGCTCACCCACATCCAGCGGCACGGCTGGACCGAAGGCGAGGCGCCGGCGTCGCTCCAGCCGGCCTTGCGGGAGGCGCGCGCGTTGATGCCCTTGTTTATCCAGTACCAGATTAGTAAGAAGCTCAAGTCCGCGGCCTTCCTGGACGGCCCGTTCCGGTAGACAGGAGAACCACAGCACCCATGAACCAACACGCGACGATGGAAAAGGTCGTCAATCTGTGCAAGCGGAGAGGATTCATCTTTCCGTCCAGTGAGATTTACGGGGGAATCGGCAGCACCTGGGACTACGGGCCCGTGGGCGTGGAGCTCAAGCGCAACGTCAAGGAGGCGTGGTGGAAGGCGGTGGTGACGGGGCGCAACGACACGGTGGGGCTGGACGCGTCCATCCTGATGCATCCACGCGTGTGGGAGGCCTCGGGCCACGTGGCCGGCTTCTCGGACCCGCTGGTGGAGTGCAAGGTGTGCCACCACCGTTTCCGGGAGGACCACGTGGACGGGGCGGGGTGCCCGGACTGTGGCGGCGAGCTTACCGCGGCGCGCCAGTTCAACCTCATGTTCAAGACCTTCATGGGGCCGGTGGAGGACACCGCCAGCACCGTGTTCCTGCGGCCCGAGACCGCCCAAGGCATCTTCGTCAACTTCCAGAACGTGCTCGACACCGCGCGCCAGAAGCTCCCCTTCGGCATTGCGCAGATCGGCAAGAGCTTCCGCAACGAGATCACCCCCGGCAACTTCATCTTTCGCACGCGCGAGTTCGAGCAGATGGAGATCGAGTACTTCGTCAAGCCGGGGGAGGACGAGGAAGCCTTCCAGTCCTGGCAGGAAGCGCGTCTCCGGTGGTACGTGGACAACGGCATCCGCGCCGAGAACCTGCGCATCCGCCCCCACGGCGGCGACGAGCTGGCGCATTACGCCAAGGCGTGCGTGGACGTGGAGTACGAGTTCCCGTTCGGCTGGTCCGAGCTGGAGGGCATCGCCAACCGCAGCGACTTCGACCTGAAGCAGCACATGGAGTACAGCGGCAAGGACATGACCTACTTCGACGAGGCCACGCGCAGCCGCTACATCCCCTACGTCATCGAGCCCTCCGCGGGCGTGGACCGGCCGCTGCTGGCGTTCCTGGTGGACGCCTACGACGAGGAGGAGGTGGAGGGCGACCGCCGCGTGGTGCTGCGCCTGGACCCGCGCCTGGCACCGTACAAGGCGGGCGTCTACCCGCTGCTGCGGAAGGAAGGCCACCCCGAGCGCGCGCAGGAGATCCGCGACATCCTGAAGGAGCACTTCCCGGTGGTCTATGACCAGGCCGGCTCCATCGGGCGGCGCTACCGCCGGCAGGACGAGATCGGCACCCCCTTCGGCATCACCGTGGACCACGACACCCTGAAGGACCAGACCGTGACCCTGCGCGACCGCGACGCCATGACCCAGGTGCGCATTCCCGTGGACCGGCTGGTGGAAGAGATTCGGCGGCGCATGGACCCGCGGACGAGGGCGAGCTGATGGCGCGGCACGTCTACTCGTTCGGGGCGGGCAAGGCCATGGGCGGGGCCTCCATGCGCGAGGTCCTGGGAGGCAAGGGCGCGGGCCTCCACGAGATGACCCGTCTGGGCGTGCCGGTGCCGCCCGGCTTCACCATCTCCACCGCGGTCTGCAACCACTTCGACGAGCACGACAACACCTATCCCGCGGGCCTGGAGCGGGAAGTGGCCCGCGCCATGGCGGGGGTGGAGAAGACCATGGGCCGGCGTTTCGGCGACGGCGGCAACCCGCTGCTCGTGTCCGTGCGTTCGGGCGCGCGCGAGTCCATGCCCGGCATGATGGATACGGTGCTCAATCTCGGACTCAACGACGATACCGTGGCCGGCATGATCGAGCGCACCGGCAACGCGCGCTTCGTGTACGACTCCTACCGCCGCTTCGTGCAGATGTACGGCGACGTGGTCCTGGGCATGAAGCCCGACAAGGCCGAAGCCCACGACGTGTTCGAGACGCTGCTGGAGCGCAAGAAGAAGGCGCGCGGCGTGACCGACGACACCGCCCTGACGGCCGACGACCTGCGGGACCTGGTGGACCAGTTCAAGGACGAGATCCGGCGGGAGCGCGGCGTGGGCTTTCCCGAGGACCCGCTGGAGCAGCTCTGGGGCGCCATCGGCGCGGTGTTCGGCTCCTGGAACAACGACCGCGCGGTGGCCTACCGGAAGATGTACGGCATCCCCGACGCTTGGGGAACGGCGGTGAACGTCCAGGCCATGGTGTTCGGCAACATGGGCGACACCTCCGGCACCGGGGTGGTCTTCACGCGCGATCCGGCCACGGGCGAGCGGCGTTTCTACGGCGAGTTCCTGATGAACGCCCAGGGCGAGGACGTGGTGGCCGGCATCCGTACGCCCCAGCCCATCAGCGAACTGGCCGGCGTGCAGCGCAAGGCCCACCGCGAGCTGCAGCGCATCGCCGGGGTCCTGGAAGCGCACTACCGCGACATGCAGGACCTGGAGTTCACCATCGAGGACGGCCGGCTCTGGCTGTTGCAGACCCGCACCGGCAAGCGCACCGGCTTCGCCGCGGTGCGCATCGCCGTGGACATGGCGGACGCCAAGCTCATCACCCGTGACGAGGCCCTGCGGCGCATCGAGCCCGAGCACCTCAATCAGGTCCTGCGGCCGGTCTTCGACCAGGCCGCGAAGGAGCGGGCCCAGGCGAGGGGCAGGGTCCTGGGGCAGGGACTTCCCGCTGGCCCGGGAGCGGCCACGGGGCGGGTCGTGTTCCACGCCGCCGACGCGGCGGCGCGGCGCGCCCGCGGGGAAGACGTGATCCTGTGCCGGGTGGAGACCAGCCCGGAGGACATCCGCGGCATCGAGGCGGCCCGGGGCATCCTCACGGCGCGTGGCGGCATGACCTCCCACGCCGCGCTGGTGGCGCGGCAGCTCGGCACGGTGTGTGTGGTGGGTTGCGACGCCCTGGCCGTGGACTACCGCGCGGGAGAGGCCCGCCTGGGCGGCGCCGTGCTCAAGGAAGGAGACTGGCTGTCGCTGGACGGCAGCACCGGCGAGGTCATCCTGGGGCAGCTCAAGACCCATCCCTCCGACGTGCTGCGGGTGCTGCTCGACCGCAGCCGCGAGGCCGCCGGGTCGCCCACGTACCGGCGCTTCGCCAAGCTCATGCGCTGGGTGGACCAGACCCGCCGGCTCGGCGTCAAGACCAACGCCGACCTGCCGGAGCAGGCGCGTATCAGCCGGGATTTCGGCGCCGAGGGCATCGGCCTGTGCCGCACCGAGCACATGTTCTTCGAGGCGGAGCGCATCCACGCCGTACGGGAGATGATTCTCGCCGACGACGAGGAGGGGCGGCGCAAGGCCCTGGCCAAGCTGCTGCCCATGCAGCGGGGCGACTTCAAGGCGATCCTGGGCATCATGGACAAGCTGCCGGTGACCATCCGGCTGCTGGATCCGCCCCTGCACGAGTTCCTGCCCCAGACCACCGCCGACATCGCCGCCCTCGCCAAGGTGCTGTCCATCCGCCCCAAGACCGTGCGCGAGAAGGTGGAGACCCTGCGGGAGGCCAACCCGATGCTCGGGCACCGGGGTTGCCGGCTGGCCATCTCGTTCCCCGAAATCGCCGAAATGCAGGTCCAGGCAATCTTCGAGGCGGCGTGCGAGTTGCGCAAGGAGGGCAGGGACCCGCGCCCGGAGGTGATGATCCCCCTGGTGGGCGGGCTGGAGGAATTCCACCTCCAGCGGGAGATCGTCGAGCGCGTGGCGCGTGACACCATGGAGCGCTACGGCGCCAAGGTGCGCTACGCCGTGGGGACCATGATCGAGCTGCCGCGCGCCTGCCTGGTGGCGGACGAGATCGCCCGGGAAGCGCAGTTCTTCTCCTTCGGCACCAACGACCTGACCCAGACCTGCCTGGGGCTGTCGCGCGACGACGCCGGCAAGTTCCTGCCCCACTATGTCGCCCAGGGCATCCTGCCCGAGGATCCCTTCGTGACCATCGACGAGCCCGGCGTCGGCAGGCTGATGGCCATCGGGGTCGAGAAGGGCCGCGGCGCCCGCCCGGACCTCGACGTGGGCATCTGCGGCGAGCACGGCGGCGACCCCAAGTCCGTCGGCTTCTGCCACGACCTGGGCCTCGACTACGTGAGCTGCTCTCCCTACCGCGTGCCCATCGCCAAGCTCGCCGCCGCCCGCGCGGCACTGCGCGACAAGGGTTAGAGCCGTCGGCGGTAAACCCGCCGCCGGCTGCCTTTACCCCGCGACCTTTTTCATCCTTCACAACAGACATCCCTATAGTCTCCCACCTGCCCGCCGATTCAGCCTGTAGGGGCGCGAACCGAAAGGGGCACTAACGCCCCGAACCGTCGAATGGCTGCGGGAGGGGATCCTCATGGAACTTTCGCTGGGAGATATGTTGGTGCGGGCGGGTGTGGTGACGCGCGAGGCATGCGGCCAAGCCGTGTCGGCGCAGCGCCGCCACGGCGGTAGCCTGGTAGCGGCGCTGGCGCGAGAGGGGACCGCCGATGAGGGGCGGCTCATGGCGTTCATGGGCGAACGGTTCGGGCTGGAGGAGACAAGCCTGACGTCGTCCGACGTGGACGAGGGCGCGTTCGGACTGCTGCCACTGTCTCTGTTGCGGAAACACCAACTGCTTCCATTCGCCCGAACGGGTTCGGTGCTGGATGTGGCCGTAAGCGATCCGACGGACCTCGCGGCGGTTGACGAGATCCGCTTCATGACCGGCCACGACGTGAGGACGGTGCTGGCGCGGCCCTCGACCATCGAGCGCCTCCTCGGGCAGCTTTCCGGCGCCTCCGACAGCGGCGCGCTCGTGCGCGAAGGGAAACCGGACGGCGGCGGTCGGGAGGCGGCCGCATCGTCTCCGGCCACGGGACGGCCGCGGGGCACCCCCGAGCCGGGCGCGGACACGACCGTGGTGGCGCTGGTGGATTCGTTGATGAAGGACGCGGTGGCGCGCGGCGCCAGCGACATCCACATCGAACCCTACGAGGACAGCGTGCGCGTGCGCTTCCGCATCGACGGGGTGCTGCGGGAAGTCATGACCCCGCGCCACGAGGTGAAGCACGCGTTGACTTCCCGCATCAAGGTGATGTCCGGGCTCGACATCGCCGAGCATCGCCTGCCCCAGGACGGGCGCCTGAAGCTTGAAGGAGCCGGCGGCGAAGTGGACGTGCGCGTCTCGGTCCTGCCGACGCGGTTCGGCGAGAAGGTGGTGCTGCGGTTGCTGCACCGGTCCGACCTCGTGACCAGCCTCGATGGGTTGGGACTCGATGCGCGCGACCGGGAACTCTTCACACGGGCCATGGGCAAGCCCGCGGGCATGATCCTGCTCACCGGCCCCACCGGCAGCGGCAAGTCCACCACGCTCTACGGCATGCTCTCGGAGCTGAACCGGCCGGGCGTCAACATTTCCACGGCCGAAGACCCGGTGGAGTACCACCTGGCGGGAATCAATCAGGTGCAGACCCATGCCGACATCGGGCTCACGTTCGCCGCCTGCCTGCGGGCGTTCCTGCGCCAGGACCCCGACATCCTCATGGTGGGGGAGATCCGGGATGCCGAGACCGCGCGCATCGCGGTCAACGCCGCGCTCACCGGTCACTTGGTCCTCACCACCCTGCACACCAACGATGCGCCTTCGAGCGTGCACCGGCTCCTGGACATGGGTGTGGAGCCCTATCTCATCGCCTCGGCCGTGACCATGGTGGCGGCCCAGCGCCTGCTGCGGCGGGTGTGCGACGCCTGCCGAGTGCGCGCGGCGTCGCCGGAGGGCGTGCCAAAGGCCTCGGGCGCTTGGGCGGAGGAGGTGCGCGACGTCGAGGACTGCCGTGGGGCGGGTTGTCCGGAATGCCATCATACGGGCTACCGCGGGCGCGCGGCCATCTATGAGGTGATGACCTTGACCGAGGAATTGCAGAGGCTGGTCCTGGGCGGCGCGCCCGCGACGGAGCTCAAGGCCTCGGCGGTGGCACAGGGCATGCGCACCTTGCGCCAGGCCGCCGTCGGCAAGGTCGGGCAGGGGGTCACCACCGTCGAAGAGGCGTTGCGCGTGACCGACGCGGACACGGCCGGGTAGTCCAATGGCGCTGTACCGATGGCAGGGCAGGAACCGCGAGGGGCGGCTGCTTCGTGGCGAGATGGAGGCGGCGGATCCCGCCGCGGTGGCGGCCGAGCTGCGCCGGCGCCGGATCCAGCCGCTCCCCTCCGGCATCCGGGAGAAGGGCAACGGACTCCGCCGGGAGATCGCCAT
This genomic window contains:
- the recO gene encoding DNA repair protein RecO; translated protein: MPAIRSSPAIVLRSWAYGESDKIVSFLTRDFGKIRGIAKGARRSRKRFLNVLEPFTLVQLRFHERPHSPLAFVHACDWVYVFRAIARDLAKIAYASYLVEITDELTREGDDSLSLFDHLRAGLRFLEENAASPGFLTAFELTLLRFAGFQPFLERCQRCGRGPGGDNGQGSVRWGFSPADGGVLCHACRDYRREAVPLSAEALGVLTHIQRHGWTEGEAPASLQPALREARALMPLFIQYQISKKLKSAAFLDGPFR
- a CDS encoding glycine--tRNA ligase; translation: MNQHATMEKVVNLCKRRGFIFPSSEIYGGIGSTWDYGPVGVELKRNVKEAWWKAVVTGRNDTVGLDASILMHPRVWEASGHVAGFSDPLVECKVCHHRFREDHVDGAGCPDCGGELTAARQFNLMFKTFMGPVEDTASTVFLRPETAQGIFVNFQNVLDTARQKLPFGIAQIGKSFRNEITPGNFIFRTREFEQMEIEYFVKPGEDEEAFQSWQEARLRWYVDNGIRAENLRIRPHGGDELAHYAKACVDVEYEFPFGWSELEGIANRSDFDLKQHMEYSGKDMTYFDEATRSRYIPYVIEPSAGVDRPLLAFLVDAYDEEEVEGDRRVVLRLDPRLAPYKAGVYPLLRKEGHPERAQEIRDILKEHFPVVYDQAGSIGRRYRRQDEIGTPFGITVDHDTLKDQTVTLRDRDAMTQVRIPVDRLVEEIRRRMDPRTRAS
- the ppdK gene encoding pyruvate, phosphate dikinase, with amino-acid sequence MARHVYSFGAGKAMGGASMREVLGGKGAGLHEMTRLGVPVPPGFTISTAVCNHFDEHDNTYPAGLEREVARAMAGVEKTMGRRFGDGGNPLLVSVRSGARESMPGMMDTVLNLGLNDDTVAGMIERTGNARFVYDSYRRFVQMYGDVVLGMKPDKAEAHDVFETLLERKKKARGVTDDTALTADDLRDLVDQFKDEIRRERGVGFPEDPLEQLWGAIGAVFGSWNNDRAVAYRKMYGIPDAWGTAVNVQAMVFGNMGDTSGTGVVFTRDPATGERRFYGEFLMNAQGEDVVAGIRTPQPISELAGVQRKAHRELQRIAGVLEAHYRDMQDLEFTIEDGRLWLLQTRTGKRTGFAAVRIAVDMADAKLITRDEALRRIEPEHLNQVLRPVFDQAAKERAQARGRVLGQGLPAGPGAATGRVVFHAADAAARRARGEDVILCRVETSPEDIRGIEAARGILTARGGMTSHAALVARQLGTVCVVGCDALAVDYRAGEARLGGAVLKEGDWLSLDGSTGEVILGQLKTHPSDVLRVLLDRSREAAGSPTYRRFAKLMRWVDQTRRLGVKTNADLPEQARISRDFGAEGIGLCRTEHMFFEAERIHAVREMILADDEEGRRKALAKLLPMQRGDFKAILGIMDKLPVTIRLLDPPLHEFLPQTTADIAALAKVLSIRPKTVREKVETLREANPMLGHRGCRLAISFPEIAEMQVQAIFEAACELRKEGRDPRPEVMIPLVGGLEEFHLQREIVERVARDTMERYGAKVRYAVGTMIELPRACLVADEIAREAQFFSFGTNDLTQTCLGLSRDDAGKFLPHYVAQGILPEDPFVTIDEPGVGRLMAIGVEKGRGARPDLDVGICGEHGGDPKSVGFCHDLGLDYVSCSPYRVPIAKLAAARAALRDKG
- a CDS encoding ATPase, T2SS/T4P/T4SS family, which gives rise to MELSLGDMLVRAGVVTREACGQAVSAQRRHGGSLVAALAREGTADEGRLMAFMGERFGLEETSLTSSDVDEGAFGLLPLSLLRKHQLLPFARTGSVLDVAVSDPTDLAAVDEIRFMTGHDVRTVLARPSTIERLLGQLSGASDSGALVREGKPDGGGREAAASSPATGRPRGTPEPGADTTVVALVDSLMKDAVARGASDIHIEPYEDSVRVRFRIDGVLREVMTPRHEVKHALTSRIKVMSGLDIAEHRLPQDGRLKLEGAGGEVDVRVSVLPTRFGEKVVLRLLHRSDLVTSLDGLGLDARDRELFTRAMGKPAGMILLTGPTGSGKSTTLYGMLSELNRPGVNISTAEDPVEYHLAGINQVQTHADIGLTFAACLRAFLRQDPDILMVGEIRDAETARIAVNAALTGHLVLTTLHTNDAPSSVHRLLDMGVEPYLIASAVTMVAAQRLLRRVCDACRVRAASPEGVPKASGAWAEEVRDVEDCRGAGCPECHHTGYRGRAAIYEVMTLTEELQRLVLGGAPATELKASAVAQGMRTLRQAAVGKVGQGVTTVEEALRVTDADTAG